The Schaalia dentiphila ATCC 17982 sequence CGCGCGCGGGTGCATCTGCACGCCGACCTCGCGCACGACCAAGTGCGAGCGCGCCGCAATGACGAGCGCACCGATCGTGTCACCGAGGTATTCGGCCGGGTAGTTGTGCGCGAAGAGCGAGAGCGCGCGGGGACCGTAGAGCTTGAAACCGCTGGTCGTATCGCTCAAGCGAGTCTCACACACGCGCGAAAGGATGAACGAGAAGAGGTTCATCGCCCACTTGCGCGGGCCCCGCGCATGGTAGCTGCCCTTACCTGCGAAACGCGAGCCGATGACGACGTCCGCGTGCTCGCTCGAGGCCGTCTCGATGAGCGTCTCAATCTCGCGCGGATCGTGCTGGCCGTCCGCGTCGAGCTGACACGCATACTCGTAGCCCACGCGCCGCGCGTACTGGAAGCCGGCGCGCATCGCGCCGCCGACCCCCAGGTTGAGCGGCAGGTCAAGGACGGCCACGCCCGCGGCGCGCGCGATATCGGCGGTCGCGTCCGTCGACCCGTCGGAGACCACGAGGATGTCCGCGAAGGAAGGCTTTTCAGCCTTCACCATCTCGAGGACATCACCGAGCACCTCCTCCTCGTTCCACGCGGGAATAACGATGAGCAGGCGGGACTGAGCACTGGGACGGCTCACTCAGCGCCCCTCTCGCTCAAGCAGCTCGAGCAGGTAGGCGCCGTAGCCGGACTTGACCAGGGGTTCGGCGCGCTGACGCAGGCCTTCGTCGTCAATGAAACCCATACGCCACGCGACCTCTTCGGGGGCGCCGATCTTCATGCCCTGGCGGGCCTCGACTGTACGCACGAAGGCGGTGGCGTCAGCGAGGGAGTCGAACGTACCGGTGTCGAGCCACGCGGTTCCGCGCGGGAGGACCTCAACCTTGAGCTTGCCGGCCTCGAGGTAGGAGCGGTTCACGTCGGTGATCTCGTACTCACCGCGCGCGCTCGGCTTGAGGTTGCGGGCGATCTCGACCACGTCGTTGTCGTAGAAGTACAGGCCGGGCACCGCGTAGTTCGACTTGGGGTGCTCGGGCTTCTCCTCGATGGACAGCGCGTTGAACTCCTCGTCGAATTCCACGACGCCGTACTCACGCGGGTTGGACACGTGGTAGGCGAAGACGGCACCGCCGTCGGGGTCGACGTGACGGCGCAGCTGGGCACCCATGCCGGGACCGTAGAAGATGTTGTCGCCTAGGACCAGGGCGGCACTGTCGTTACCCACGTGATCGGCACCGAGCACGAAGGCCTGCGCGAGGCCGTTGGGCTCGTGCTGGACAGCGTAGGAGATGTTGACGCCGAGCTGGCTGCCGTCGCCGAGCAGGCGGTGGAACGACGGCGCGTCGTGGGGGGTCGTAATGACGAGGACCTCAGAAATGCCCGCCAGCATGAGGGTCGACAGCGGGTAGTAGATCATCGGCTTGTCGTAGACGGGGACGAGCTGCTTCGATGTCCCCAGCGTAATCGGGTTGAGACGGGTGCCCGAGCCGCCCGCCAGGATGATGCCTTTCATGTTGCCTCCGCTTCCCGGCGCGTCCTCGTGTGGGTCGCGCGTCGTTGACAATTATCCCTATACAACAGTATTTTTTCACAACTTTGTCCCCGCGCGCGCCCATGGGTCGGCGCACACCGCCGCGGGGGCGCAGATCGGATAGTATTTACATGGAATGTTGCGTCCGCACAAAAACCACGCACGTAAGGAAGAACCATGGCGCCCACCGCTAAGCCCCTGGGGATTACGACCACGCCGATCCCCGGCTTTTTGCGCATTGATCTGACTGTTCACGGCGATAACCGAGGCTGGTTCAAGGAGAATTGGCAGCGCGAGAAGATGGTCGCGCTGGGCCTGCCGGATTTCCAGCCCGTGCAGAACAACATCTCGTTCAACGACGAGGTCGGCGTGACGCGAGGCATTCACGCGGAGCCGTGGGATAAGTTCGTGTCGGTTGCAACCGGTCGCGTGTTTGGCGCGTGGGTGGACCTGCGCGAGGGCCCGTCCTTCGGCACCGTCTACACGACGATCATTGATCCGGGCGTCGCGGTGTTCGTCCCCAAGGGCGTGGGCAACTCCTACCAGACTCTGGAGCCGAACACGGCCTACACGTACCTGGTCAATGACCACTGGTCGCCGGACGCGCGCTACACTTTCCTGAACCTGGCTGACGAGACGGCCGCCGTGGATTGGCCGATCCCGCTCGAGCGCGCCATCCTGTCCGACAAGGACAAGGCACACCCGCGCATGGCCGATGTGACCCCCTTCCCTGCCCCGGCTCCCGTGGGTCGCCGCGCGCTCGTGACGGGCGCAAACGGCCAGCTGGGCCGCGAGCTCATGCGCGCGCTGCCCGAGGCAGGCTTCACGGTGACGGGCGTGGACCTACCCGAGGTATCGATCTCCAACGCCGAGCAGGTGGCCGCTCTGCCGTGGGATGACATCGACGTGGTGATCAACGCGGCGGCGTGGACGAACGTCGACGGCGCTGAGACGCCCGAGGGTCGCCGTGCGACCTGGCAGGCGAACTCGACGGGCCCGGCGATCCTGGCCCGCGAGGCGACCGCTCACGGTGCGACGATGGTCCACATCTCGACGGAGTACGTCTTCGATGGCACGCAGGACGTGCACGTTGAGGACGAGGCCCCCTCTCCCCTCGGCGCGTACGGCCAGTCGAAGGCGGGCGGCGACGCCGCTGTGGCCTCGACACCGAAGCACTACATTGTGCGCACCTCCTGGGTTGTGGGCGACGGCAAGAACTTCCTGAAGACCATGGTGTCCCTGGCGGATCAGGGCACCTCCCCCTCGGTCGTGTCCGACCAGGTGGGCCGCCTGACCTTCACCTCCGACCTGGCCAAGGGTATTATTCACCTGCTGACCAGCGACGCCCCATTTGGCACCTACAACCTGTCGGGCGAGGGACCGGTCATGAGTTGGGCGCAGATCGCCAAGCGCGTGTTCGAGCTGTGCGGCCGCAATCCGGAAGACGTCACCGAGGTGACGACGGAGGAGTACTTCGCGGGCCGCGAGGTGGCTCCGCGTCCGCTGTCCTCCGTCCTCGACCTGACGAAGATCAAGGCCGCGGGTTTCACCCCTGAGGATTCCTCGCAGCGCATCGACTCCTACGTCGCTTCCCTGCGCGGCTAATCGCCACACGTACGAGGGCCCCGGACGCTTCTGAATGAACTGCGCCCCGAAACTTGGACGCTTTAAATGGTAGCCGTTATGCGGCTTCCTGTAGGGCCTGATCCCGGTATTCTGCCGGGGTCAGGCCCTTGAGCTTTACTTGGCGTCTTGTTGTGTTCCAGTGTGTGATGTAGGCGTCGAGGTCGGCTTTGAAGCTCTCGAAGGTCTGCCAGTCCTGGCCGCGAAAGAACTCGTCCTTGAGGTGCCCGAAAACCTGCTCGGTGGCGCCATTGTCGATGCAGTTGCCTGTGCGTGACATGCTCTGGATGAAACCGTTATCGGCGAGCGCACTGATGTAGGTCTCGTGCTGGTACTGCCATCCCATGTCCGAGTGCAAGATCGGCTCAGCTCCTGCGGGCTTGGCATCTATGAGCATCTGGAGCATCTCTTGTTGTTGGGCGAGGTTGGGGCGCATCGAGATGGAGTGGGCCACGATCTCTTTGCTGGCAAAGTCGTAGACCGGAGCGAGGTAGGCCTTACCGAAGGAGAGCTTGAACTCGGTGACATCGGTACCCATTTTCTGCCAGGGCCCATCGGCCTTAAAGTCGCGGCCGATGATGTTGTCGAAGCTGTGTCCCACGTCCCCCTTGTAGGAGTTGTACCTGTGGTAGGCCCTCTCGCGGCGTATGGCGCAGCGCAGCCCCATTTCGCCCATCATCTTCAAGACCGTCTTATCGGCGATGCGCTCCCCTTCCTCAGCGCGCAGGCACATGGCTACCTGCCTGTGACCGCACCCGTTGGGGGTTCGCGAAAAGATCTGGGCGACCTTGGGCCGCAGATACGCCCTGGTTGGCTGCTGGGGGTGAGCCAGCGCGTAGTAGTAGCTCGACCTGGCAAGACCGGCGGCCTCAAGGAGATCACCTACCGCGTGTCCGCGCCCTGAAAGCTCGGCAACCACTAGGGCTTTGTCCCGGTTTGGGAGCGCCTCTGCGCCTTCAGGGCAATCGATTTTTTTAGGTACGCCACCTGCGCCTCGAGCTTGCGCACGCGCACTTCGAGTTCCTCCTCACGCGTTGGTGGCACCGCCCGCACCGACCCCTTCGGCCTGCCCTTGGGCTTGGGCTTAAGCGCCTGCGCGCCGCCCTCGCGGTACAGCCTGCACCAATTCTTCAGCGGTGTCGCGCTCGCAATACCGAAACGCACCATCGCCTCAGGCTTACTCATCCCACCATCAACCACGGCCCTCGCTGCGGCGACCTTGGTCTCATAGTCGTATCTGGCCCGCTTTACTCCCATGGCAAGAAGCCCGCCCCTCCCGATCACGCGGTACATCTTCTGCCACTCTCTCACAGTCTCGGCACACACACCAAGCCTCCTGGCGGTCAAACCGTAGCCAAACCCCCTCTCAAACATCTCCACCGCCTGCTCCCGAAGCAAACGATCATGCCTCAACCCCAGATCCACAGACACGAAAAGCCTCCCATTCCCTGGACTTCAATTTCGATGTCCAAGAAACGGGAGGCAGTTCAGAAAAGCGTCCGGGGCCTCGCACATACTGGGTTACTCATGGAGGCGCGCTCATTGTCGCGCACGTTCGACTCCGCGGGATTTTCACGTGTGTCGCTCCCCAGCTCGCCAGCCGAGCGCGATTCTGGATAGGAACCGTTGTTGTGGATAGGAAACGACGTTCTGGATAGGAAAATAAGCTATCCAGAACTCAGTAACCTATCCAGATGCGCATAACCTATCCACATGCGCTCAGCCTCAGGAAGCTGAGGAAGCCTGCGGCCACTCCAGCACATCGCTGCTCACGAGACGAGCTGGCTGAGGATCTCCTGTGAACCGTGGATCTCCTTCACTTGAGCGACGAGCACGTCTGCGAGCTTCTTCGCCGCCACGTACTGCGTTGATTCGACGCCGTAGCGACTCGCGATGTCCGTCAGGCGCGCAGGGATGGTCGAGGCGCTACCGTCCTTCGACGTCAACATGTCCGCCAGGTTAAGCACCAGGAGCTCATCCGACTGGTAGTCGCTGTCGGGATCGCCGTGATGGAAAATCTCCGCCCAGTACGCGAACCCCAGGGAGCGCAGCAGCGCACCTCCGAGTTCCTCGTGCTCTGACTGTTCCTGAGCGAATTGATAGCCGACATCGTGCAGGTAGCCCATCACGAACATCTCGCGGCACTTGTCGTCCGACCACCCAAACAGGGCGCGCCCCAGCTCGGAGGCCTTCATGCCCACGCCGCGGCAGTGGCGCAAGCGGTTGTCGTCCATGCCGATTGCCGGCGTCGAGTCATTCATCATGCGATCCTTTGCGTGCCGTCGGCCAGATACCGCAGGAGGTCCTCGAGCCTGCGACGCTGAGAGTCCGCGAGGCGCAGATCGAGGAGCTCGTCCTTCGACACCCATCGGAAACCCGTGGATTCAGAGTCGAGGGACACCTCGTGGCCCTCGGACACCCCGTGAAAGACGACGGTGAACTCCTGGCGCACTTCCCCGTCGGAGTATGCGATGCGCACATCCGGGTCTGTGTAGGTGCCGACAATCCCCGTCACCCGCACATCAAGGCCGGTCTCCTCCTTGAGCTCGCGGACCGCGCAATCGGCGAGGCTTTCGCCGAATTCGAGGGTGCCGCCCGGGAGCGTCCAGTTCCCACTGTCCCGGCGCTGGAGCATGAGAATACAACCCTCGCACTCGATGGCGACCGCTGCGGCGGGGACGATCGAGTTGGCGGCCGGCGCATCGGGAGCGTGGGAGTAGTCCACGCGCGTCGTCGTCAGGGACGAGGCGAGCCACGCCTCGACATCCGGGCCCGGGGTGACGACGTTCTTGTCGTTCGTGGAGGGAACCTTGATGAAGAGGATCTGCGTCCCCCGCTTCGAGCGCTGCGCGTAGGTCGTTCCGGGTTCAATGACGTAGAAGTCGCCCGAGCGGAACTCATACTCCTCGCCGGTGTCCGTATCCAGGTACTGTGTCCACCCGGACAGCATGTACTGGTACTCGGTGGCCTGCGTATGAAAGTGCGGCTGCTCGCATGCGTCGTCGGAATAGGACGTGATCCCGATTTCAAGATCGCTCGTGTCGTAGTGCGCGACCGCCTGCGGCCGAGAGAGGTTGCCCGCCAGGTACTGGCGCGACACTTGCTCCAGCGCCTGCCGGATCTCGCCTGACGTGATGGTGGAGAACATCGTCATCGCCTCCTTGGGGCCTTGTGTCGACTCTTCCTCAGCTGGCGCCTCAAGACAACGAGAACGCCGATCGCAACGACCACACTCGCCAGGCACAGGGCGAGCACGAACCAGAGCGAGGGAAGAGTTTCGCCCTGGTTGAGCCCAATGATGGACATCGAGAAGAAAGAGATGATGAGCGTCGGGACGAAAAAGACTGCGGACGCGAAGGTGAGGAACGTGTTCGTTCGTTCTGCGGCCTCGGCGTTTTCCTGGTTCGCGACGGCCTGGACGGACTGAGCGGTGTTCGCGAGCAGGCCGGACGCCCGCTCGAGCAGCCGTCGGTACTCTTCGATCGTCGCCTTGAGTTCGGCGACCTTGCACGTCGCGAGGCCCTGCAGGGCCTCGTTCCCGGTCACGAGTTCGTTGACCTTGGAACGGCGCTCGAGGTTCCTGGACACGAGGAACGCCGTGGTCACGAACTGCGAGAGCACGCCGATTTCTCGCTGCGCCCGCCCGAGGCGCTGCGCGGCTTCTTCCGAGTCGTCGCTGATCATGATCTGGAACGGTTCGTTCTCCCAGAATTCGAACTCAATCCGCCAGTTCTCGAGGTTGTATTGCTCGTACTTGATGGGGATCGAGAACGCCTCAACGATGTTGCCCACGTCCGACAGCTCGGTGAAGTATGCCTGCCCGCGGTTCAGCCAGATGCCGTTGTGCGGCCAGCGAAGGTTGTCGAGCTGGTCTGGCGAAACCGGCTGGTAGATCGAGACGGTGCCGTTGCCCATATCGAAAATCCGGCACCAGCGATGAAGGGCACGAAGCGGCTCGGAAGTATCGCCGGAACGGGCCGGCAGGTTCTGGGTCAGCAGATCGACGTACGTGATCCGCGTGTCGGCATCGATCTGCAGGGGCACGTTCGTTTTGTTCGCAGACACCCGCTGGATCATCTCCGGCATGGAAGCCATCAGCGCGTGAGCGACGGTCGGCGCCATGAGCTTTTCGAGGAGCGAGGAGATTTCGCCGTCGTGTGCACCATCGAGCGACACCTCGAGCTCGTACCTGTCGATATCGCTCCACGGGTCCTCGCGATGGGTTTCCGCGTCGATGGAGCAGTACCGGTAGCTCTCGCCATCGTCCAGTGGGGGCAGAACCATCGGATTCTCGAACTCCATGGCCCGGCGGTGCCATCCGGACAGAACGACTGCCTGCGTCCCATCCGCGTACTGGCACTTGAGCAGGAAGCTTGGGCCCGCGTCCCAGAGCTGAGGATCAGACGCGTACGTCTTGCTGTAGGAGCTCATCGCCCGGGCACCTCCATTCACAGTCGTTGACACGTAGTTGTCCGCAGCTCAGGCGGCCCGCGGCCCGAGACCGTGGGGACAGACCGCTCTTTGCGATTGTAATCGCTCGCGCGGATACCGCGCCGGAGCGCAACATATGTGCGCGCCGCAGATAAACGAGGCCGGGGCCAGCCACGCTGAATCGCGCAGCCGGCCCCGGCCTCGTCACAGAAGAACTCTCAGAAGTACGCCTTCATCATGGACACCAGGTCGTAGCCATAGTTCTTGGCAGCGGCCCAGCCGGTGCGGTTGGGGTTCTCCTGAATGCCCAGGTACTCGACCACGGGGGCCGCGCCCTTGCGCACGTAGGTGAAGCGCGGGTCGACGACCGTGTTTGCGAGCGACGCCGTGGTCACCGAGGAGTCCGCGTAGGCGCGCAGGTGCTGGACCTGGGCGCGGATGCCCGTGCGAACATCCGGGAAGGAGGCGCCCTTCGCGCCGCCGCCGACCGCGCCAATGCCGGAGAAGTTGTACTGGTTGACGGTCACGTCGCCGCCGAAGCGCAGCCAGCCCGTTTCCTTCATCGCCTGGACGAAGACCAGCTCGGGGGACACACCCTCGGCCACGGCCTCGTCGTAGACGATGGACGCGAAGTCGCGGATCGTCGGCGCACCGCCAGCCGCCAGGGCGCTCGGGTAGCTGTAGCCGGCCTGATCCCAGGCGTCTTCCATCGCGTCGATAATTTCCGCGCGCGAGGCGGTGGGTGCACTCATGATGAGGCGCTGACCGGACGCGTTCGTGACGGAAGCGCTGCGCGAGGCGCTGCGGGAGGCCACCGGGGCGTCGCTGCCGTCCGCGTAGCCGAGCCATGCGCCGGAGGAAGCGAAGTTCGATGCGCGGCCGTCAACGGTGACCGTGCCCGTCGCCATGGCGCCCGAGTTCGGGTCCAGCCAGTACCAGGCGCCGTCCAGGAGCCAGCCGGTGCTCATCGCGCCGGAAGAGTTCAGGTGGTACCAGGTGTCACCCACCTTGGTCCAGCCGGTCATCATGGCGCCCTCATCATCCAGGTAGTACCACTTGCCGGCGTCGAGGAGCCAGCCGGTGACCATCTGGCCGCTTGAACGCATGTAGTACCAGCGGTTGTCATCCTCAGTCAGCTGCCAGCCGGTGAGCATGCGCGCGTCGTCCTCGAAGAGGTACCAGGCGCCATCAACGTTGGTCCAGCCAATCGCAGCCGCACCGTCGGCGCGCAGCCAGTACCAGTTGTTGCCATCCTTGAGCCAGCCGGTGACCATGACGCCGTCAGCGTTCATGTAGTACCAGGAGCCGGCGACCTTCACCCAGCCGGTGGCCATGTCGCCATCAGGACGCAGGTAGTACCACTTGCCGCTTTCCTTCTTCCAGCCCGTCACCATGGCGGTGGATTCATCGAAGAAGTAGCGGCGTCCGTTGATGGTGGACCATCCGCGGATCGTCTGCTTGTTGGAGCCGGCCCAGTACCAGCGACCACCGGCAGAGAACCAGCCGGTCTTGGCCACGCCGTTGGAGATGAAGCTCCAGGAGTCCCCGGCTGCGCGCCAGGTGCCCTTGCTCAGCCCGTAGGCCTGGGCGATGCCGGTCGCGTCGGCGACACCGAGGGAGCGCACGAAGCTCTCGTTGCGCAGGAGGGCGGCATCGGTCGTCGAGGTGAGGAAGGCATGCTCGACAATGACGCCGGTCATGTTCTCTTCGCGAGCCTGGCGGATGATCGCGTAGTAGTCGCCGGTCGAGCCGTCCGGGTAGTTGTAGTAGGGGTTGTCACGCGTCTTGATGCCGCGATCAGACAGCCCGAGGCCGGTCAGCTGCTTCTGGATAGCGTTCGACAGGGTACGTCCCTGCGTGTGGGTGCCGTAGTTGTATGAGGAAGAGTTCGCGTACCAGACCTCCGCACCCTTCGCGATGGGCGAGGCCGAGTTGAAGTGGATGGAGACGAGGGCGTCCGCATCCTCCGCGGCCGCCATCTCAACGCGGCGGGACAGGTCGGTGCTGATGTTCTCCGAGGGACGGGTGTCCGTTGTGCGGGTCATGACGACGCGGACACCGTCGTAGCTTTCCAGCTCTTCCTTCAGGGCCAGCGAGACCGCGAGGGTCAGGTCCTTCTCACGCAGGCCGTTTGCGACCGCGCCGGGGTCGGAGCCGCCGTGCCCGGGGTCGATGGCGATCGTGATGCCAGCTGCGTGCGCGGGCGGCACGAGGGCCGCTGCGGCTGCGCCGAGGGCCAGGCTGAGCCCGGCGACGATGGTCCTCCACGAGGAGCGCATAGTGATCCTTCAAGTTGCTGATGTGACAGTCGTGATTGTAGATGTTTATGTTGTAACTGTAAACATGAAAATAGTTACATACATGAACTCACACAAACTAAAACGTTAGCTTTATAGATGCGAGACGAGGCAGGCGCCCCTCCGCCAATGCGCAATCACATCAGGACGCACCGACGCACAACCACGTCAGCCCGAGGGAGAAAAGCCGAAGGCCTACGCGAGCGCCGACCGAACCACCGCGGCCGCAGCGCGCGACGAGGCCTCGACTGACCGATGCATGCTCACCCAGGCGCGCGCACCCTCAGCACCCACCCAGGCGGCAGTCCCCGACGCGAGACCAACCATGGCCTCGGCAACCTCATCGGCGTTGAGGTTGCACGCGACTCCGAGTTTCCCCTCTGCGATGTCACGGGCAGCCTGACCGGGCCCCGCGTAAATGACGGGAGTGCCCTGCGCGAGGGAGGCGAGGATTTTCGTCGGGTAGGCGTAGTCGTATCCACCCGGTCGCAGCGAGGCGAGCGTCGCGGTGGCTCGCGCCATCCACCGGTCCGCCTCCTCGGCACTGACTGCGGGGATCATTTCGACGCCGGCCACACCTCGCGAGCGCTCGGTGACGGCATCCCATCCGCTCCCCTGCCCCACGAACACGAGGCGCGCGTCCCCGAGCCGCGCTCGCGCGCGCTCGAAGGCATCGACGAAGACCTCGGGGGCCAGCCACTGGGCGACCGTGCCCGCGTAGACGAAGAAGGGGCCGCCGCAGGTGGGGAATCCTTCCGGGGTGCCGGTAGCCACGGCCTCGGGCACGCGCACGCCGTTGGGAACGACCGCGACATCGCGCGCACCCATATCGCGCGCGCGGCGGGCGACCCCATCTGACACGGCGATGACGCGGCGGGCACCGCGCAGCGCAAAAGACTCCAGTCCCGCGACCGTGCGCACCACGAGGCCGGGCACACCCGCGAGCACGGCGGCATCCGAGACAATGTCGGCGCAGTAGTAGACGTAGGGGACGCGGCGCGCCGCGCACGCAATACGGACGGCTGCTCCGGTCGTCGGCGGAGGCTCGGAGACCACCACGTCGGGGCGCGGACCGGCGAGCAGTCGGGCGATGAGGGGCAGGTCGAAAGACATATAGGAGACGTATCCGCGTACCGCTCCCGTGCGGTCGCGCAGGACGGGAGCGCGGCGAACCTCGACGAGGCCGGCGCCCTCCCCCGCATCAACACCACCGTCTGCGAGCCGGCGGGCGTCGCTGGCGACGGAGGGAGCCAGGCGCGACGTGAGGACCCGGACCCTGTCTCCGCCTGCGGCGAGCGCGCGGGCGAGTGCCCCGAGGCGCAGCGCGGCGGCCGTCGGCTCGGGTGTAAAGGTGCGGGTCGCGAGAGTGACTAGCATGCGGGAGCGCTTCCCCCACCGACGGTGATGCGCGGGGTGCCGGCCCAGGCCTCGGGTGAGGTGATGGCGCGGCCGTCGACGAGGAGGCGCACGCCGGGCAGGTCGGCGGGGACCAGGTTCCGGTAGGCGGCGTGGTCGGCCTGGATGATGGCGACATCCACCGGCTCGCCGAGGTGGTAGGCGTCCCACCCGAAGGCTGCCAGCTCGTCATCGGCATACAGCGGATCGTGCACGCTCACCTGCGCCCCGGCCTCGCGCAGCGCGTCGACGACGCCGAAGACGCCGGAGAAGGCGGTTTCCTTGACCCCGCCGCGGTAGGAGGCACCCAGGACCGCGACGCGCAGACCCTCAAGGGAACCGAGCAGGGCAGAGGCGCGGGAAACCGCGTAGGCGGGCATATCTGCGTTGGCGGCGCGGGCCGCGGACACGATGGTCGCGTCCGGGTCACCGGCCAGGTACAGGCGCGGGTAGACGGGGATGCAGTGGCCGCCGACCGCAATGCCGGGCCGGTGGATGTGGGAGTACGGCTGGGAGTTGCAGGCCTCGATCACGCGAGCGACGTTGATGCCGATCGCGTCCGCATAGCGCGCGAACTGGTTGGCCAGGCCGATATTGACGTCCCGGTAGGTGGTCTCAGCGAGCTTGGCCATTTCAGCGGCCTCGGCCCCACCCATAGGCCACACGCCGTTGGGGCGCGGCAGGTCGTCGCGCTCATCGAAGGAGAGGACGGCCTCGTAGAAGGAAACGCCGCGCGCCTCGCCGGCTTCGCTGAGGCCCCCCACGAGCTTCGGATAGCGCGCCAGGTCGGCGAAAACCCGGCCGGTGAGGACACGCTCGGGCGAGAACACGACGTCGAAGTCGCAGCCCTCGATCAGGCCGGAGACCTCCTCGATGAGGGGCTTGTATCGTCCGCGCGTCGTGCCCACGGGCAGGGTGGTTTCGTAGGAGACGAGGGTGCCGGGCGTCAGGTGGGCGGCCATCGAGCGGGTGGCGGCGTCCATGACGCGGAAGTCGGGGCGGCTCTCGTTATCGACGACGAGCGGCACGACCATGACAACCGTGTCTGCGCCGGGGATCGCCTCGGCGTACTCGGTCGTGGCGCGCAGAGCGCCGGAGGAGGCAAGCGGGGGCAGGTACTCGGCCAGGTGCGCCTCGCCCGGGAAGGGTTCGACCCCCTCGTTAATGAGGGCGACCACGCGGGGGTTCACGTCCACGCCGACGACGGTGTGCCCGCCGCGCGCGTAGTGCACCGCCAGCGGCAACCCGATCTTGCCCATGCCGACAACCGCGATGCGCATGCGGCTCCCCTTTCCGTCTCCGGCCTCGCTGTTCCCCTCCAGTGTAGTGCCCCTCCCCACCTACAATGGGGGCGTGGATCGCGCGCTGAATCTCCTGCTCTACCCGTCGAACCTGGCCTCGCCCGGTCGCCTGATGAAGATTGCGCGTTCCCTGTCCCCGCTTTTCTCGCAGACCCACGTTGTCGGAATCGATCAGGGCGGGCTTCCCACGGACGAGGCCGTGGCCCCCACCGTGTACCTCACCCGGATTCGGGGCACGTCCCTGGGCGCGCCCCTGGGTGGTCCGAGGGTCGTCGGCGCGTGGGGGGCGCGCGTGTACCGGCGGTTCGCGAGGCAGCGTGTCGCCGCAGTCTCCGCGCAGAACCTGTTCCTGCTGCCCCTCGCGCACGCGTTGGCGCGGCGCACGGGCGCGGTGTTTGCGTACAACGCGCACGAACTGGAGACGGAGACGGTAGGGTCGGCGGGCCTACGCCAGCGCCTCCAGCGCGTGATTGAGCGCCGCTATATCCACCGCGCGGACGTGGTGTCCGTGGTCAACGAGACGATCGCGCAGTGGTACCGCGAGGCCTACCCTGGCGTCGAACCCGTGGTGGTGACGAACGCTCCGACGGGCTCGGATGGGGTCATCGACCTGCGCGGGCAGCTGGGGATCCCGCAGGACGCTCTCCTGTACCTCCATTCGGGATACCTGGCGCCCGGGCGCAACATTCCGTTGATTCTGCGCGCGTTTGAGCAGGTTCAGAACGCGCACGTCGTCTTCGTCGGCGCGGGTGCCCTGCTGCCCGAGGTTGAGCGTGCGGCTGCGACCCACCCGAACATCCACCGCCTGCCTCCCGTGGAGCCGGACCAGGTTCTGGCTATGACGCGCGGGGCTGACGTGGCGCTGTGTCTCATCGAGTCCGGGTGCCTGTCACACCGCATGTCCACGCCCAACAAGATGATGGAGGCCTTCGCGGCCGGTGTACCTGCGCTGTGTTCTCCCCTGTCCGAGGCCCGCCGCTACCTGGGAGATCAGGCCGACACGTGGGTGCTGGAGGATCCACAGCGCGAGCTCGTCAGCGCCCTGGAGCGCATCACGCGAAAGGACATCGCGGCTTTCATCGCTCCCACGATTCCCACCTGGGAGGAGGGAGCCACGCGCCTGCGTGAGGCCTAC is a genomic window containing:
- a CDS encoding glycosyltransferase family 4 protein, translated to MRMRLPFPSPASLFPSSVVPLPTYNGGVDRALNLLLYPSNLASPGRLMKIARSLSPLFSQTHVVGIDQGGLPTDEAVAPTVYLTRIRGTSLGAPLGGPRVVGAWGARVYRRFARQRVAAVSAQNLFLLPLAHALARRTGAVFAYNAHELETETVGSAGLRQRLQRVIERRYIHRADVVSVVNETIAQWYREAYPGVEPVVVTNAPTGSDGVIDLRGQLGIPQDALLYLHSGYLAPGRNIPLILRAFEQVQNAHVVFVGAGALLPEVERAAATHPNIHRLPPVEPDQVLAMTRGADVALCLIESGCLSHRMSTPNKMMEAFAAGVPALCSPLSEARRYLGDQADTWVLEDPQRELVSALERITRKDIAAFIAPTIPTWEEGATRLREAYERALAARARR